Within Mus caroli unplaced genomic scaffold, CAROLI_EIJ_v1.1 scaffold_10581_1, whole genome shotgun sequence, the genomic segment CCATCTCCAGCCCTTGGGGTTTACACATGCCACACAGCTCAGAATCGCAGCTCTGACATGCAATGCACAAAAAAGTCCATATGCTCAGAAATCATTATAAAATCACACATAGTGTATAAAGTCAAAATCATATTTTCCCTAAAAATCTCTGGTCTTGTAGCAAGGTCTTCTATTGAGAATTACCGAGATGAACCCAAGaacacaaaaatttaaagaaaaatcaaaactttgTGAAAAAAGTCAAGGTGTTTAAATAATACCTGAACAAATAGCTTAACAATGATAGCAATGAATATTTCAGTGGTGTCCAAGACACCACAGATATATACCTGAGTAAAATGACAAACATGATCTGGGATTTGAAAACtgactctattaaaaaaaatagataactaTTGAAGAAAATTGAAGCTGAAACAAACATGTAATTGAAAAACTCAGCAACCACTAAAGACCTCAgaggagagtttgtgtgtgtaatCCCACAAATAGCCATGAAGCTATTTGCAATTTATAGCTGCTGGAAGACAGAGATATTTCTTCCTAAAAGTATGCTCAAGAAGCAAGTTGGTCATACTTTACTGAAAGCAATATATTTGAGATTCTTTGAAAGTACAATTTGATCTTGAagtgaaaaaaagcaaagaacatacaATTGGGTGAGAAGTGGTAGGGGGAAATCGAGGGAACTcaagtgaatatgatcaaagcacATTTTATGgaatatgtaagaaaataaaaattaaaagtattggCCATATAACCCttgtatctatatatctctatcatctctatatctatatctatctatatccagTTATCTATATTTATACCCCTATATCTACATAttaatatatctatctatctatctatctgtctatctatctatctatttatctatctatctatctatctatctatctatctatctatctatctatctatctacctacctacctacctatgtcTTACCATCAACACAGCTCTTGCAATATGTGAACAAGTGTCTATTCAACACAGACAGGGCATGCATGACACCAAAGTAACAATTATGTGAAAGTCTGTCTTCCTGATCTGACCAGTTTGGTGGTGGCTGTGAATTACATGAGTATAGTCAAGGAACTGTTTACAGAAGCATGGGTGTATCTAAGACAATTCATCTTTAGAAAGCCCATACTTCATGGGTGAccattcaagaaaaaaatcagagttcCTGCAGGTTAATAAACAACTTGAAAGGAACTTAAGTTGAGAGTCTCTTCTTTCCAACATTATTTTTCCTATTATCCTTTTAAGGACCTACATTTGTGAATCTTGTAATATTATGAGATCTAGAGCCTAGTATGTTTCACTGAGATCAtggatctttttaaaattagtaagaTTTTGAGcatgtaatttttatttcctgagtCTTATAATCTCCCTCCATCCCAAGTAACCAAAGATTTTATCCAGAGGaaatacacaaagacacatatttTATGGTACAATGTGAGGTTGGCGATTCTAATCTTGATTTTTACAATTGAGATGTCTTACTTCTATAATAAATATCCAAAAGAACAATACTAAGAATCTacaagaaataaagagaagggGCTTCATCTATGAAATACCTATTCAGAAAAATTAAAGTCAGGAAAATtatgtctaaaatatttaaataattttcacatCATTTCCAAACATCTTATACTTAGAGTAATCCCAGTGAAAACAACACTTTTCTAGTAACCTTTTTAAATGcattcttgacttctttgttcCTCAGGCTATAGACAAGAGGGTTCAGCATGGGAATGATCATGGTATAGAACACAGATGCTACCTTGTCAGTGTCCATGGAGTGAGTGGAGCTGGGCTGTAAGTACATGAAGATAATTGTGCCATAGAAGATTGAAACAGTGGTGAGGTGGGATGCACAGGTGGAAATGGCCTTCTTTTGTCCATCAGCAGAATGCATCCTCAAGATTGCAACAAAAATAAGTACATAAGAGTTCAAGATAACCAATATAGTTAAAGCTATATTGATTGCTGCCAAGATAAACAGAACAATTTCATTTATGTAGACACTAGAGCAAGAAAGAGCCAGTAGTGGGGGAATGTCACAAAAAAAGTGATTCACTACATTGGAATGGCAAAAGGAGAGGTGGAAAGTGAAGCCAACATGGATAGAAGATTGTAAGAGTCCACTGATGTAAGAACCCACAATGAGCAAGGTGCATATTGTTGTTGTCATGGTGGTAGAATAGTGCAAGGGTTTACACACTGCTGCATGACGATCATAGGCCATTGATGCTAAGAGGAAACCTTCAATAATTGCAAATCCTATTAAGAAGAACATCTGTGTAGCACATGCATTGTAGGATATGATCTTCTTTTCTGTGAGAAACCCTTCTATTACCTTGGGAGTGACAGCTGAGGCATAGACACAATCCACCAGTGAGAGGTTACtaagaaaaaagtacatgggagtgtggagACGAGAGTCCAGGAGAATCAACACAATCATCCCAAGGTTACCAAACAATGtggtcaaataaataaaagtaaagatgATAAATAAAGGGACCTGTAGCCCTGGGGCATCTGTTAATCCCACAAGGATAAATTCAGTGGCTTCAGAAATATTATGCATCTGTGTTTCATAAGAATTATGACAGGCTCCTAGGATgaaataaggaaatataaaatattgtatgttGAACTCACTATGAGATTTTAGGTATGGACAAATTCTCTAACTTAAATGTTCACACACACGGCTTGAAAAGGCCTATACTGAATGTTGAGTACTTGTGGGCTGAATGAAGTCGTTTGTCTGGGAATAGTAGAAATAGAGATGTTTACTTCTTTGCTGCCAATATGGCTccttataaaactattttttaaagttttcttgtaTATGATAATATTTATCTCAGTATACCACAAAGGATTTATTTCTTACTTGTAATATTTCACAAATTCACTTACCTAAACTGTACATCAGAAGTTCTTGGTAGCAAGAGCAATGTAGAAATATACAATTAACTTTGTTCTATGTTAGTAAAAAAATTAATCTACTGTATTTTCCATCTCTGGTACTTGAACCAAATTCCATTCACATAGTTGTAGCTATGTAGTGATGTTCTACTACCATCACACAAGTCTGTCTTTATTTGTGTTTGAGGGAGAATAAAATCAACATAAAcgaagaattatttttattctctctacATATTATTTTACAGTTAATGATGTATCTTATGTCATTTCCATGATGAATCAGGCGAAACAAAACTATACACCTATGATCACATATAAGTTTGTCTTTTAACCTGAGAGCCACCTCTAAATTTGGAATCGTGACATAATCATTCTTCATTAATAACCTCAAGGCAAAAGATAATACATGTTCTTTTAAATGATCAGGGTGAAATTCAAACTCTTTTACAGGCTATGACTGCACTTACATTGCCAGAAATGTGTAAGTTTTTAAAAGgtataataacatttttaaactaTGTAAGTTATATCTATTACCTTGCAAgctctttttcatcttttcccaGTTTCTTCACAATGTTCAGATCACAGAAATAACATCTAACAGTTGATGGCCCCAGGGAAACTGCTCTAGTAATTGACATGACAAATGGATATTGAGAGTCATACAGCCTTCTGAAGTTAAATATGATATATTTCATGTAGATCTCTAAccctatacataataaatattagaaaatcagAACATAGTATTCTTCTAGGATAAAACCCTTAACTCAGTATTTAAAAGTACTTAGAGTATATTCTGGGTGCTCTACAGCAGTATAGTAGTTAGAAGAGCAGTGGCTGAGAGTGAGAggattattattaataatttatctaTGACTCACCTGCTTTCCCATTACAGATTGTAACTTCAATTTTGTTtgcacttagaaaataaaaatggctgaatattttatcatcatttatattttactacccatattcaaatatttttaatactgtTTTTCAAGAAACAGATAAATAAGAGTGAAATGTTTCATATTCAATGTATTGATCAACATCTATTtcccagaagaaagcatcttgttcttcattttctccacAGGTTGAGCTCTGCCATAGAATAGAATTTAGTTTTGAACTATTGTCAGTATCAAGGAAACGATTATAAGCTATGTACATATCTCAGAGGGAAGcagtatatatgaatgtatgtctCTGGAGATGTATGAGTCCATATTGATTTTTCAGCTTGACCTTGATGAAGACATCAGAGAATAGTGTTTGCATTTTGTCTAACAGTGCTCATGAAAACACTGGGAAATAGAAGCTTAGAGGAAAGAGCCTCCAGTCATCAATCACAGCTGTTGCACAACCAGGTtggacacacacaaaaattaaaagcCTCATTAAAGTGTATATATAGGAAACTTAATCACTTTTTCAAGTATTCTGATATTAGATTCAGTCCAAAAGTTGAGATGTCCCTGAAATACTTTATTCTTCCATTTTAAGCTTTGCAAAGAAAATACCCACATGTCTCATCATAACATATGCCATTTTTGTATATGGTCTTTTTATGTATTTCAAAGTTTAAGATTTCCCTCTTTCTTGCCTAAGGTCTACCCTT encodes:
- the LOC110288283 gene encoding olfactory receptor 5B12-like gives rise to the protein MHNISEATEFILVGLTDAPGLQVPLFIIFTFIYLTTLFGNLGMIVLILLDSRLHTPMYFFLSNLSLVDCVYASAVTPKVIEGFLTEKKIISYNACATQMFFLIGFAIIEGFLLASMAYDRHAAVCKPLHYSTTMTTTICTLLIVGSYISGLLQSSIHVGFTFHLSFCHSNVVNHFFCDIPPLLALSCSSVYINEIVLFILAAINIALTILVILNSYVLIFVAILRMHSADGQKKAISTCASHLTTVSIFYGTIIFMYLQPSSTHSMDTDKVASVFYTMIIPMLNPLVYSLRNKEVKNAFKKVTRKVLFSLGLL